The Inediibacterium massiliense genome includes the window TGGAGGGAGACCTAAACATTTTTGAGTAGAAGTAATGCATATATCTACACCTAAATCATCTATATTAATGTTTACACCACCCATAGAACTTACTGTATCTAGGCAAAAAACTACTTCTGGATATTTTTTAATAACTTTAGAAATTTCTTCAACAGGATTCATAATTCCTGTTGAGGTTTCATTATGAGTAATAGTAATTAAATCGTATTTTCCAGTAGCTAAAACTTCATCTACTAATTTTGGAGAAGTTGCTTTTCCAAGTTCAGATGAAAATAAATCTGCAGAAACTCCATTTGCAACAGCCATTTCGTACCATTTTTCCCCAAAAGCCCCTACAGAGAAGATAGCTGCTCTTTTTTTTGTACAAGATCTTACAGCACCTTCCATAAGACCAGTACCAGAAGAGGTAGAGAGAAGAATTTCATTATTTGTAGACATTATTTTTTTCATCTTTTGAGAAATACTCTTTTGTAATACAGATGCATCTTTACTTCTATGTCCAATCATAGGAGTTGCCATTTTTTGAAGTACATCTTCTGTTACGTTGACAGGTCCAGGAATAAAAAGTTTTTGATACATTTTATAACCTCCTTGTTAATCTTTTCTTTCTTTTTTGTATACGATTGATAGTTATGATAGTTCTAAGAATTAAAAAAATAATAAATAGGAAAAATAAAAAATATAATATGATTTTTATCCAAGAAAAAGAACTTATTTTTTCCACAGAAACAGAATCTGATGCAATGAGGGTAATATTCCCTAAAATTTCACCATCTGTTGTATAAGTGATCTTTCCAATGGATTGACCCTTCTCAACAGGTGCTTTAATGTTCTTATTTAGACTAATGGTTTGTTCAATAGAACCTAATTTTTCATTTTTGGGAATGACTTTGTATAATGGAGATTTTGTCAATACATCGATGCTTTTTTTTGTTCCATTTTCAATAGATATGGATTGAATTTTTTCTCCAGAATCTATGATTTTCTTAAGTTTAAAGTTATCAAATCCATAGTCAATAAGAGTTCTTGAATCGATATATATATTTTTTCCTTCCGCTTTTAAAACTACGCTAATTAAGCGGTGATTATTTTTTTTAGCTGAAGTGACTAAACATTGTCTAGCTATATCAGTATATCCTGTTTTAATTCCTTCTACTATATCATATTTGATATTTACATACTTTCCTTGATAAAGTATTTGATTGCGTCTTCCTGTTCCCCAAAGAAGTCTATTAGAATTATAAAGATGACGAGTTTCTTCTTGTTTATTAGTAGGAGGAATATCATACTTTACAGTTTTTACAATTTCTCTAAATTTAGGGATGGTCATAGCATGTTTAGCAATCATAGCTAAGTCATAAGAAGTTGTCAGATGATCAGGATCTGGAAGCCCATTAGGATTTGTAAAATGTGTATTTTTTGCGCCCAATTCTTGTGCCCTTTTGTTCATAAGCTTTGTAAAATCTTCTACACTATCAGAAATATGTATGGCTAATGCAACAGCCGCATCATTGGCAGAATCAATGAGCAGTGCATGAAGAAGTTGTTCAACAGTAAATTCTTCACCTTCTATAATATAAATTCTACTTCCGCCAGTATAAGGAGAATCTTTGTCAATAATGACTTTATCATTTAAATTTGTATTTTCTAAAGTTAAAATAGCAGTCATTATTTTTGTGGTACTAGCAGGATACATAGGAGTATGAGAATCTTTTTCATATAATATATCGCCTGTATCTCCATCTAGTAATATAGCACTTGGGGCTGTAATAGTAGGTTCTATTGGTTGGCAAAATCCAATGGATAAGTTTGAGCATATCAATAAGAAAATAAAAAGTAGAGTTCGTTTTTTCATAAGCCACCTCGTATGAAATATTAAAATTTAATGTACATGAAAGAAGCATTACTTTATTAGTATAACAAAAAATAAGCAAAAACTTAATAAAAACCATAAAAATATTTTAATGCTTATAAGAAAAAAGAAAATTGAACAATATATCAATAAAGTAATAAGGAGGAAGGGCTATGGAAAAGTTTAAAAAAAAGGAGATTATTCTTTTAGGAGTTTTGGTAGTAGGAATATGTTTTATAGGAATGTATAAACATATAAATGAATCACAAGAGATGATTATTGAGGAAAGTATAAAAAAAAATTCAGAGGATACAACAGAGGATGACAAGGAAGAAGTCTGGATGATGGTAGATGTTTGTGGAGAAGTGAATATGGAAGGAGTAGTAAAGATTAAAAAAGGAGATCGAATCATAGATGCAGTTACACTTGCAGGTGGATTAAAAGAAACAGCAGATCGAAGAAAAATAAATATGGCTCAAAAATTATCTGATGGCGAACAAGTTTATATCCCTAAAATTGGTGAATATATAAAGGAAAGTGATGCTTTAGAAAATCAAAATTCAAATGATAAAAAACTAGATATCAATACAGCATCTATAACAGATCTTGAGTCTTTGAATGGAATAGGTACGGCTCTAGCGCAAAGAATAATAGAGTATAGAGATAAAAATGGCAATTTTAAAAAAATAGAGGATATTATGAATGTATCTGGAATAGGAAAGAAAAAATTTGAAAACATTCAAGATCAAATATGTACTCATTGAGTTTTTAAAATAAATATGATACGATCATTCATGATAAGGGGGTGAGAAGATGACGATTCATAAGCGTTTAACGCAAATGAGTAGATCATCAGGATGAGCGGCAAAAATTGGTCCTGAGACCTTGGCACAAGTTTTGTGTCACTTACCAAAAGTAGAAGACAAGAATCTTTTAATAGGGTTAGAGACTTCAGATGATGCAGCAGTATATAAGATTAGTGAAGATTTAGCTATTATACAGAGTTTGGATTTTTTTACTCCAATAGTAGATGATCCTTATATGTTTGGACAAATTGCAGCAGCAAATTCTTTAAGTGATATATATGCAATGGGGGGTACGCCTTTACTTGCTATGAATATAGTTTGTTTTCCAACTTGTGTATCTATGGATGTTTTGACACAGATACTAAAAGGAGGAGCAGATAAGGTGAAACAAGCAGGAGCATTATTAGTAGGAGGACATAGTGTCGATGACAATGAACCTAAATATGGTCTTTCTGTAACTGGAATTGTATCTCCTAATAAAGTAATGGGAAATCATACATCAAAACCAGGAGATTTATTGATTCTTACCAAACCTTTAGGAACTGGAATTTTAAATACAGCTATAAAAGCAGAAATGCTTTCAAAAGAATTAATGGATTATACTATGAAAGTCATGGCTAGCCTAAATAATTGGGCGGCAGAAGGAATGAAAAAAGTAGGAGCAAATTCGTGTACAGATATAACAGGTTTTGGATTTTTAGGACATGCCTATGAAATGGCAAAAGCTAGTGGTGTTACTTTATATATTGATAGTGATAAAGTCCCTCTTTTAAAGGGGACTATAGAAAATGCACAGATGGGATTAGTTCCTGCAGGAGCATATAAAAATGCAGCTTATATCCATGATTCTGTATTTTTTGAAAAAAATGTACCAACGTATATGCAAGATATTTTGTTTGATCCTCAAACTTCAGGAGGATTATTGATATCATTACCAAAAGAGAATGCAAAAAAATTAGAAGAATTTTATACAGAAAATTTACCTACTGAATTTGCTATTGTAGGAGAAGTAAAGACTAAGGAAGATAAATATATAAAAATAAGATAAAGTACTTCACATTGAAGTACTTTATCTTATTTTTATTTGTTATATTTTATAGAAAAAGCAATAGGATCTATCTTATTTTTTTGTTCATATTCTTTAGTCATTGTAAAAACCATAGGACCTAAAGCGGTGAGTGCAATTAAGTTAGGAATGGCCATAAGACCATTTAAAGCATCAGATAAATTCCATACTAATTCTAATTTTATGATACAGCCTACAAAACAGGCAAAAATCCAAAACCATTTGTAAATTTCAATAGCTTTGACACCAGCTATATATTCAAGACATTTAGCACCATAATAATACCAACCTAATATAGTGGAGAAAGCAAAAAAAATTAATCCAAAAGAAATGGTAAAAGCACCTATCTGCGGAAGAGATGTATTAAAAGCAATGGTAGTTAAAGCAGCACCAGAAAGATTATTAGATATTGTCATAAGACCATTATTGTCTATAGAAATCAGACCAGAGACTAAAATAACTAAAGCTGTCATAGTACATATGACTAACGTAGCGAAAAAACATCCCAATGAACTAATAAGACCTTCTTTGATAGGATTATTATTTTTAGATGCAGCATGTATAATAGGAGCGCTTCCAAGGCCTGCTTCATTTGAGAATATTCCTCTTGCTACCCCCATACGTAAGACAGATCCGATAAATCCTCCACTGACAGCTTTCCCTGTAAAAGCATTAGAAAAAATCATAAAAAAAGCCTTTGGAATCATATGATGTTGATTGATTAATATGATCAATGAGCCAAGAATGTATATGATGCCCATAGCAGGAACAATTTTATCTGTGATTTTTGCAATACTTTGAATTCCACCTATAATAACGATTCCGGCAGCAATGGATAAAATAATTCCGCATATGTAAGGAGATAAGCCTATAGAAGTCTGTAAAGAAGATGCAACGGAGTTTGCTTGAACCAAATTACCAGTACCAAAAGAAGCAAAAAATCCAAATACAGCAAATAACCATCCAAGCCAATGCCAGTCCCCTCCATATTTGTGATGCATTCCTATATTTGCATAATACATAGGACCTCCAGATTTTTCACCTTTTTCATTGGTGATTCTGTATTTGATTGCAAGAAAGGCTTCGCTAAATTTTGTAGCTCCCCCGATAGCTGCTGTGATCCACATCCAAAAAATAGAACCTGGACCCCCTATAGAGATAGCAGTAGCAACACCTGCAATATTGCCTGTACCAATAGTAGCAGCTAAAGATGTCATAAGTGCTTGAAAAGAAGAGATATCCCCATCCTCCTTATCTTCTCTTGAAAACAGCATTTTAAAAGCATATCCTAGCTTTCTAAACTGAATGGCTCGTGTTCCTATAGTAAGGAAAATACCTGTTCCAACTAGGAGAATAATCATAATGGGACCCCATACAAAGTTGCGAATTATTAGGATTAAGCCATTGATGGCTTCCATATAAAAAACCTCCTTTTCTTTATGTTTTTCATATATTTACAAGTATACAACAAAGAAGAAATTAGTTCAATGAATGTTCTTAAAATTTTAAAATTTACAAATAAACAGAAAATTAAAGAAACTATATCAAAAAAAGACAAAAAAGATAAAGCTTTCAAGATGAAGCTTTATCTTTTAAGAAATAAAAGCGTTTAAATAAGACATATATAGAAAAATTTAAACTTTTCAACTGAGTTGTTTTTGTTTTTTTTCATATTCTTTTGTCATACGAAAGATCATAGGACTAAGTCCAATGAGTGCAACTAAGTTTGGAATAGCCATTAAGCCATTAAATGCATCTGATAAATCCCATACAAGATTTAATTTTGCAATACAACCTATAAAGCATAATAAAACCCAAAACCATTTATAAACTTCTACAGCTTTAATACCAGCAATATATTCTAAACATTTAGATCCATAATAATACCATCCTAATATTGTAGAAAAAGCGAAAAATATTAATCCAAAAGATACGATAAAAGCTCCAAAACCAGGAAGAGACTGACTAAAAGCAGTAGTGGTTAGAGATGCTCCTGTAAGATTATCTTGAACAACCATAAGGCCATCTTTTCCAATATTAACAAGTCCAGATACTAAGATCACCAAAGCAGTCATAGTACAGACTAATATTGTATCTAAAAAAGATCCTAAAGACCCTATAATACCTTGCCGAATAGGATCGTTTGTAGTAGATGCTGCATGAGCAATAGGAGCACTTCCAAGTCCTGCTTCATTTGAGAATACACCTCTTGCAACTCCCATACGAATGACTGTCCCTACTAATCCTCCACCTACAGCACTTCCAGTAAAAGCATTTGAAAAAATTAAAGAAAAAGCTGTAGGAATCATAGAAGCTTTTGTAAATAATATGATTAAAGCACCAATTACATAAATAATAGACATAGTAGGAACCATCTTTTCTGTAACACTTCCTATACTTTTGATTCCTCCTATAATTACTAATGCAGTACATACTGCAATAATGATTCCAGATACAAAATAAGGTAATCCTAATGAAGTATTTAGAGAAGATGCAACTGAATTGGCTTGAACCATATTTCCAATACCAAAAGAAGCTACCACTCCAAAGAAAGCAAATATCCATCCAAGCCATTTCCAATTCCCACCATATTGATCTTCCATACCCATGCTTGCATAATACATAGGACCTCCAGATTTTTCACCTTTTTCATTTGTAATTCTATATTTAATGGCAAGTACAGCTTCGCCATATTTTGTAGCACCACCTACAGCTGCAGTGACCCACATCCAAAAAATAGAACCAGGACCTCCTACAGATATGGCTGTTGCAACTCCAGCAATATTACCAGTTCCTATAGTTGCAGCCAAAGAAGTCATGAGTGCTTGAAAAGCTGAAATATCTCCATCGTCACATTCATCTTTTGAAAAAAGAAGCTTAAAGGCAGTTCCTAATTTTCTAAATTGAATAATTCTTGTTCCTACAGTAAGAATAAAACCAGTACCTACTAATAGTACAATCATGATAGGTCCCCAGGCAAAGTTAGCAATTGCACTAATAAGATGAGCGATTGATTCCATACTATAACCTCCTTTTAAAAATAATATAATACCCCTTAATATTATTATAAAAGAATTTTTAAATTTAAGCAATGAATTTTCAGAAAAATTAAAAAAATCTGAAAATAAGTTTGAAAAATATATATAAAATCAAAGATAAATATTTTCAAATAATATGTTATAATTTTAAATAACTATAGACAATAATGAAAATTGTGGATTTATCTAGATTTTTATTAAGTACATAATCTTTTATGTATGATAAAAAATGGAGGCGTTTTTATGTCTACGAAAAAAGAAATGCTTGCATCGATTCCTAAAGTAGATCAATTGTTAAGCAAAATAAAAATTCAGAATCTGTTGCAAAAAGAATCAAGAAATATTATTGTTGAAAGTATTAGAGAGGTTTTAGATGAGATTCGAATAGAGATATTAAAGTGTGAGGATCATCTCAAAAGTTTTCATATAGATGATGAAATATTGCAAGACAGAATTATTCAAAAAGTAAAAGAAAAAAATAAAATGAATCTAAAAAAAGTAGTGAATGCAACAGGAGTTGTACTGCATACTAATTTAGGTAGAGCACTGCTAAGTTCATCTATCAAAGAAGAGGTATGGGAGATTGCTTCAAGTTATTCTAATTTAGAATATGATGTAAAGCTTGGGAAAAGAGGGTCAAGATATGATCATATTGAAAATTTGCTTGTAAAATTAACAAAAGCAGAATCAGCTATTGTAGTCAATAATAATGCAGCAGCTGTATTTCTTGTATTAAATACTTTAGCAAAGAACAAGGAAGTAATTGTGTCTCGTGGACAACTTGTAGAAATAGGAGGATCTTTTCGAATTCCAGATGTAATGGAACAAAGTGGAGCAAATTTAGTTGAAGTAGGAACTACGAATAAAACTCATTTGTTTGATTACGAAAAAAATATTACAGAGGATACAGCAGCTTTATTAAAAGTACATACAAGTAATTATAAAATTTTAGGTTTTACACAAGATGTAGATTTAAAAGAACTTGTGCATTTAGGTAAAAAATATCATATTCCTGTTATTGAAGATATAGGTAGTGGAACCTTGATAGATTTTTCTAAATATGGACTTTTCAAGGAACCTACTGTTTGTGAAAGTATTATAAGTGGTGCAGATATTGTAACCTTTAGTGGAGATAAATTATTAGGCGGACCACAAGCAGGAATGATCATAGGAAAAAAAGAATATATAGATAAAATGAAAAAAAATCCATATACAAGAGCTTTCAGAGTGGATAAATTGACATTAGCAGCCTTAGAAGCTACGCTAAAAATTTATCTAGATGAAGAAAAAGCTATAAAAGAAATTCCAACTCTTCATATGTTAACTATGGATATAAAAGAAATTCATAAAAAGGCAGAAATTTTATATAATCTTTTAAATGAAAATATAAAGGATTGCCAAATAGAAAAGACAGATGGATTTTCACAAGTAGGAGGAGGATCTATGCCTCTTGAGACGCTTCCAACGATTTTAATTAGAATAAAGTGCAGTGAAATTTCTTCTAATGAATTTGAATACCTTCTTAGAAGTTACGAAATACCTATTATTACAAGAATTCATGAAGATTATATTCTTTTGGATGTTCGTACCATTCATGAAGATGAATTTTTGACTATTTTAAAGGGAGTAGAAGCTGTATTGTCAAAGAGAAGAGGTGCATAAGGTGGGTCATATCATTATAGGTACAGCTGGACATATAGACCATGGAAAAACTACTTTGATCAAAGCATTAACAGGGGTAGATGCAGATCGTTTACAAGAAGAAAAAAAGAGAGGAATTACTATTGAATTAGGTTTTGCTCATTTTCATTTACCAAGTGGGAAAACAGCAGGTATAATAGATGTACCTGGACATGAAAAATTTATTAAAAATATGCTTGCAGGGGCATTGGGAATAGATATTGTATTATTGGTAATTGCTTCAGATGAAGGGTTTATGCCTCAGACTCAAGAGCATTTAGATATTCTTTCTTTATTAGAAATAAAAAAAGGTATTGTAGTTCTTACAAAAGTAGATTTGATTGATGAAGAGTGGCTAGATCTTGTAAAAGAAGAAGTAAAAGAAAAAATAAAAGGGAGTTTTCTTGAAGATGCACCGATGGTTTCCCTATCTGCTACAAAGGGAGATGGATTAGAAGATCTGATAAAAATCATAGATGAAATGACTTATACTACAGAGGCAAAAGATATGCATCTTCCTTTTAGACTTCCTATTGATAGAGTTTTTTCTATAGCAGGTTTTGGAACGGTGG containing:
- a CDS encoding pyridoxal-phosphate-dependent aminotransferase family protein, which codes for MYQKLFIPGPVNVTEDVLQKMATPMIGHRSKDASVLQKSISQKMKKIMSTNNEILLSTSSGTGLMEGAVRSCTKKRAAIFSVGAFGEKWYEMAVANGVSADLFSSELGKATSPKLVDEVLATGKYDLITITHNETSTGIMNPVEEISKVIKKYPEVVFCLDTVSSMGGVNINIDDLGVDICITSTQKCLGLPPGMSICSISQKAIEAAQNVKNRGFYFDLLKLYEYIQKKDYQYPSTPSLPHMFALDYQLDKILDEGLENRFARHKQMAQCVQQWAKKNFDLFADEAYASYTVTTIKNTKNISVAELNENLSKYGYMISNGYGNLKEKTFRIGHMADTTLKEVQELLAIIEKIIPL
- a CDS encoding D-alanyl-D-alanine carboxypeptidase family protein; protein product: MKKRTLLFIFLLICSNLSIGFCQPIEPTITAPSAILLDGDTGDILYEKDSHTPMYPASTTKIMTAILTLENTNLNDKVIIDKDSPYTGGSRIYIIEGEEFTVEQLLHALLIDSANDAAVALAIHISDSVEDFTKLMNKRAQELGAKNTHFTNPNGLPDPDHLTTSYDLAMIAKHAMTIPKFREIVKTVKYDIPPTNKQEETRHLYNSNRLLWGTGRRNQILYQGKYVNIKYDIVEGIKTGYTDIARQCLVTSAKKNNHRLISVVLKAEGKNIYIDSRTLIDYGFDNFKLKKIIDSGEKIQSISIENGTKKSIDVLTKSPLYKVIPKNEKLGSIEQTISLNKNIKAPVEKGQSIGKITYTTDGEILGNITLIASDSVSVEKISSFSWIKIILYFLFFLFIIFLILRTIITINRIQKRKKRLTRRL
- a CDS encoding helix-hairpin-helix domain-containing protein — translated: MEKFKKKEIILLGVLVVGICFIGMYKHINESQEMIIEESIKKNSEDTTEDDKEEVWMMVDVCGEVNMEGVVKIKKGDRIIDAVTLAGGLKETADRRKINMAQKLSDGEQVYIPKIGEYIKESDALENQNSNDKKLDINTASITDLESLNGIGTALAQRIIEYRDKNGNFKKIEDIMNVSGIGKKKFENIQDQICTH
- the selD gene encoding selenide, water dikinase SelD, which gives rise to MTIHKRLTQMSRSSGUAAKIGPETLAQVLCHLPKVEDKNLLIGLETSDDAAVYKISEDLAIIQSLDFFTPIVDDPYMFGQIAAANSLSDIYAMGGTPLLAMNIVCFPTCVSMDVLTQILKGGADKVKQAGALLVGGHSVDDNEPKYGLSVTGIVSPNKVMGNHTSKPGDLLILTKPLGTGILNTAIKAEMLSKELMDYTMKVMASLNNWAAEGMKKVGANSCTDITGFGFLGHAYEMAKASGVTLYIDSDKVPLLKGTIENAQMGLVPAGAYKNAAYIHDSVFFEKNVPTYMQDILFDPQTSGGLLISLPKENAKKLEEFYTENLPTEFAIVGEVKTKEDKYIKIR
- a CDS encoding alanine/glycine:cation symporter family protein, which codes for MIILLVGTGIFLTIGTRAIQFRKLGYAFKMLFSREDKEDGDISSFQALMTSLAATIGTGNIAGVATAISIGGPGSIFWMWITAAIGGATKFSEAFLAIKYRITNEKGEKSGGPMYYANIGMHHKYGGDWHWLGWLFAVFGFFASFGTGNLVQANSVASSLQTSIGLSPYICGIILSIAAGIVIIGGIQSIAKITDKIVPAMGIIYILGSLIILINQHHMIPKAFFMIFSNAFTGKAVSGGFIGSVLRMGVARGIFSNEAGLGSAPIIHAASKNNNPIKEGLISSLGCFFATLVICTMTALVILVSGLISIDNNGLMTISNNLSGAALTTIAFNTSLPQIGAFTISFGLIFFAFSTILGWYYYGAKCLEYIAGVKAIEIYKWFWIFACFVGCIIKLELVWNLSDALNGLMAIPNLIALTALGPMVFTMTKEYEQKNKIDPIAFSIKYNK
- a CDS encoding alanine/glycine:cation symporter family protein; this encodes MESIAHLISAIANFAWGPIMIVLLVGTGFILTVGTRIIQFRKLGTAFKLLFSKDECDDGDISAFQALMTSLAATIGTGNIAGVATAISVGGPGSIFWMWVTAAVGGATKYGEAVLAIKYRITNEKGEKSGGPMYYASMGMEDQYGGNWKWLGWIFAFFGVVASFGIGNMVQANSVASSLNTSLGLPYFVSGIIIAVCTALVIIGGIKSIGSVTEKMVPTMSIIYVIGALIILFTKASMIPTAFSLIFSNAFTGSAVGGGLVGTVIRMGVARGVFSNEAGLGSAPIAHAASTTNDPIRQGIIGSLGSFLDTILVCTMTALVILVSGLVNIGKDGLMVVQDNLTGASLTTTAFSQSLPGFGAFIVSFGLIFFAFSTILGWYYYGSKCLEYIAGIKAVEVYKWFWVLLCFIGCIAKLNLVWDLSDAFNGLMAIPNLVALIGLSPMIFRMTKEYEKKQKQLS
- the selA gene encoding L-seryl-tRNA(Sec) selenium transferase, whose amino-acid sequence is MSTKKEMLASIPKVDQLLSKIKIQNLLQKESRNIIVESIREVLDEIRIEILKCEDHLKSFHIDDEILQDRIIQKVKEKNKMNLKKVVNATGVVLHTNLGRALLSSSIKEEVWEIASSYSNLEYDVKLGKRGSRYDHIENLLVKLTKAESAIVVNNNAAAVFLVLNTLAKNKEVIVSRGQLVEIGGSFRIPDVMEQSGANLVEVGTTNKTHLFDYEKNITEDTAALLKVHTSNYKILGFTQDVDLKELVHLGKKYHIPVIEDIGSGTLIDFSKYGLFKEPTVCESIISGADIVTFSGDKLLGGPQAGMIIGKKEYIDKMKKNPYTRAFRVDKLTLAALEATLKIYLDEEKAIKEIPTLHMLTMDIKEIHKKAEILYNLLNENIKDCQIEKTDGFSQVGGGSMPLETLPTILIRIKCSEISSNEFEYLLRSYEIPIITRIHEDYILLDVRTIHEDEFLTILKGVEAVLSKRRGA